One stretch of Marinobacterium iners DNA includes these proteins:
- a CDS encoding TetR/AcrR family transcriptional regulator, translating into MANPRQLRHQSLTDARRELILNAARSAFFELGMDKASMREIAHRAGYSPGAIYSYFASKEELYGALLGESLERLNQQVEAATAETEQAVECLQASAWAFFEFYRENPHDLDLGFYLFQGMKPRGLTPELNETLNARLRDALQPIQDRLQQLGMPQEQALEEVTALFAHSVGLLVLSHTGRIRMFRQDSGDLFARYLKQLVSRAVVACDAQ; encoded by the coding sequence GTGGCAAATCCACGCCAACTTCGACATCAAAGCCTGACAGATGCGCGCCGAGAGCTCATATTAAATGCCGCCAGGTCCGCTTTTTTTGAGCTTGGAATGGACAAGGCCAGCATGCGGGAAATTGCGCACCGTGCAGGCTACTCACCCGGTGCGATCTACAGTTACTTTGCCAGCAAGGAGGAGTTGTATGGAGCCTTGCTGGGTGAATCGCTTGAGCGGCTGAACCAGCAGGTCGAAGCTGCCACGGCAGAAACCGAGCAGGCAGTGGAGTGCCTGCAGGCATCCGCCTGGGCGTTTTTCGAATTTTATCGGGAAAATCCACACGATCTGGACCTTGGTTTTTATCTGTTCCAGGGCATGAAGCCCCGCGGGCTCACCCCCGAGCTGAACGAAACGCTCAATGCCCGGCTGCGTGATGCCCTCCAGCCGATACAGGATCGATTACAGCAACTTGGCATGCCGCAAGAGCAGGCGCTGGAAGAGGTAACGGCCCTGTTTGCACACAGTGTTGGCCTTCTGGTGCTGAGCCACACAGGGCGTATTCGTATGTTCCGGCAGGACTCGGGCGACCTGTTTGCCCGCTATCTGAAACAACTGGTCAGTCGTGCCGTAGTGGCGTGTGATGCTCAATAG
- a CDS encoding peroxiredoxin, translating into MALRINDTVPNLDLKTDLGDFKLHDFIGDNWAILFSHPKDFTPVCTTEFGAVAQLSAEWEKRGTKVIGLSVDGVDEHVEWKADIEKFCGAPAKFPIIADDDLAVSKALDMLPADAYLPDGRTAADSASVRVVFIFSPDKKLQLAMTYPMSVGRNFAEVLRALDALQATYQVPIATPANWVVGQDVIVALSLNDEDAKAKFGEIDIKLPYLRTTKQP; encoded by the coding sequence ATGGCACTTCGCATTAATGACACCGTACCCAACCTTGATCTGAAAACCGATCTGGGCGATTTCAAACTGCATGACTTCATCGGTGACAACTGGGCGATTCTGTTCAGTCATCCGAAAGATTTTACACCGGTGTGCACCACCGAGTTTGGTGCGGTTGCTCAGCTGTCTGCTGAATGGGAAAAGCGTGGCACCAAGGTTATCGGTCTGTCTGTTGACGGCGTGGACGAACATGTTGAATGGAAAGCCGATATCGAAAAGTTTTGTGGTGCACCGGCCAAATTCCCGATCATTGCAGACGATGATCTGGCCGTTTCCAAGGCGCTCGATATGCTGCCGGCTGATGCCTACCTGCCGGATGGCCGTACCGCTGCCGACTCTGCCAGCGTGCGTGTCGTGTTCATCTTCAGCCCGGACAAAAAGTTGCAGCTGGCGATGACCTACCCGATGTCCGTCGGCCGTAACTTCGCTGAAGTCCTGCGTGCGCTGGATGCTTTGCAGGCGACCTATCAGGTGCCGATTGCTACACCTGCGAACTGGGTTGTAGGTCAGGACGTGATTGTGGCGCTGTCACTGAATGATGAAGATGCGAAAGCCAAATTCGGTGAAATCGATATCAAGTTGCCTTACCTGCGTACCACCAAGCAGCCGTAA
- a CDS encoding nucleoside deaminase, which produces MNTTLFDKDTAITESVLNTIAHMPTTSLPVLMADDFAHRLSDRDFMRIAVLLAHKGYNEGGCPIGAVIIDNSTRRILGKGHNTLVQESHPYNHGETSAIRDAGRIDFSHTTLFTSLSPCDVCATLLYMRGFSRVVVGDITSASGNEALLRSKGIQVDILEDLNGIELYARFRAEQPQLELEDWRGVAATDTKQDS; this is translated from the coding sequence ATGAACACCACGCTGTTTGACAAGGATACTGCCATCACCGAGTCGGTTCTGAACACAATCGCGCACATGCCTACTACAAGCCTGCCTGTATTGATGGCTGACGACTTTGCACACAGGCTGTCGGACCGAGATTTTATGCGGATCGCGGTACTGCTTGCCCATAAAGGTTATAACGAGGGTGGCTGCCCTATCGGGGCCGTCATCATCGATAACAGCACACGCCGTATTCTGGGCAAGGGGCACAATACGCTGGTGCAGGAAAGCCACCCCTACAATCACGGCGAAACCTCAGCCATCCGAGATGCCGGCAGGATCGACTTCAGCCATACGACGCTGTTCACCTCGCTCAGCCCTTGCGATGTCTGCGCCACGCTGCTGTACATGCGTGGTTTCAGCCGCGTCGTCGTCGGTGACATCACCAGCGCCAGTGGCAATGAAGCTTTGCTGCGCAGCAAAGGCATTCAGGTCGACATTCTGGAAGACCTGAACGGTATCGAGCTCTATGCGCGCTTCAGAGCGGAGCAGCCACAGCTGGAGCTTGAAGACTGGCGGGGCGTTGCCGCAACAGACACAAAGCAAGATAGCTGA
- a CDS encoding ABC transporter ATP-binding protein codes for MGATISLDYITHRFTPSSAPTLKEIENRIEPGEMVALIGRSGCGKSTLLHMLAGLLIPSEGCVRINGHQVSRPSAKWNMMFQKASLYPWMSVKENAALGLLFAGVSKTEAYQRVDELLDMVGLHDKKDVNVQSLSGGQQQRVALARSLATDPEVLLLDEPFSALDAFTRTALQEEVPAICRARGITMVIVTHDIDEAITMADRVLIMSQNPGRVVDELNVALPWPRRHMDAGFQSLRDQLMDLFKGTDNGLAGRQSHTEPSKNDAEHAA; via the coding sequence ATGGGCGCCACTATTTCGCTGGATTACATCACACACCGTTTCACTCCATCCTCGGCACCAACCCTGAAAGAGATCGAAAACCGCATCGAGCCCGGCGAGATGGTCGCACTGATTGGTCGTAGTGGCTGTGGCAAATCCACGTTGCTGCACATGCTGGCGGGGCTTCTGATTCCTTCTGAAGGGTGTGTACGCATTAACGGTCATCAGGTTTCAAGGCCCAGTGCCAAATGGAACATGATGTTTCAGAAAGCATCCCTCTATCCGTGGATGAGTGTGAAAGAAAATGCGGCACTGGGTCTGCTGTTTGCCGGTGTCAGCAAGACAGAAGCCTATCAGCGTGTTGATGAACTGCTCGACATGGTGGGCTTGCACGATAAAAAAGATGTCAATGTACAGAGTCTTTCGGGTGGTCAGCAGCAGCGGGTCGCACTGGCGCGATCGCTGGCGACCGATCCTGAGGTGCTGTTGCTGGATGAGCCGTTCTCGGCGTTGGACGCGTTTACGCGTACCGCCCTGCAGGAAGAGGTGCCTGCCATTTGTCGTGCGCGCGGCATCACCATGGTGATCGTCACGCACGATATCGATGAAGCGATCACCATGGCCGATCGCGTGCTGATCATGTCACAGAATCCGGGTCGCGTTGTTGATGAGCTTAACGTAGCGCTGCCTTGGCCACGCCGTCATATGGACGCCGGTTTTCAATCCTTGCGCGACCAGCTGATGGATCTGTTCAAAGGAACGGATAACGGTCTCGCTGGCCGCCAGTCTCACACCGAGCCGAGTAAAAACGACGCCGAGCATGCGGCGTAA
- a CDS encoding ABC transporter substrate-binding protein yields the protein MKKPNSELGPISTSELEYLQEHEMSRRDFMLDSLAVGGLAATFGLAASGAAWGTIQPPADEVVRIGYLPITDATVLLVAHAKGYFEDEGLKTEPPVLMRGWSPLVEGFAAAKFNLVHLLKPIPIWMRYNNGFPVKIMSWAHLNGSGLVVGRHTGVESFADLGGKQVAVPYWYSMHNIVLQMGLRHAGLTPVIKSQGEPLAANEVNLQIMPPPDMPPALAARKIDAFIVAEPFNAVGEMLAGGKMLRFTGDMWKNHPCCVVCMNENQINANPEWSQKVMNAIVRAQIYAQQNKKEVAHMLSKDGKGYLPMKADIIERAMTLYDEDSYATPDAIQNPGWGSGRIDFQPWPYPSATKLIVNELKNTLVGGDTTFLQQLDADFVAEDLVDYRFVKAAMEKHTGWQQGPGFNADNPFEREEVIKL from the coding sequence ATGAAAAAACCCAACAGTGAACTTGGCCCGATCTCTACGTCCGAACTGGAATATCTGCAGGAACATGAGATGAGCCGCCGTGACTTTATGCTCGACAGTCTCGCCGTTGGCGGTCTGGCGGCCACCTTTGGCCTGGCGGCCAGCGGCGCGGCCTGGGGCACCATCCAGCCACCGGCTGATGAGGTTGTGCGGATCGGCTATTTACCGATCACTGATGCCACCGTACTGCTGGTAGCCCATGCCAAAGGCTATTTCGAGGATGAAGGACTGAAAACCGAGCCCCCTGTGTTGATGCGCGGCTGGTCACCACTGGTGGAAGGTTTTGCCGCCGCCAAATTCAATCTGGTGCATTTGCTCAAGCCCATTCCCATCTGGATGCGTTACAACAACGGTTTTCCGGTCAAGATCATGTCCTGGGCCCACCTGAATGGCTCCGGGCTGGTCGTCGGGCGTCACACTGGTGTCGAAAGTTTTGCTGATCTCGGCGGCAAGCAGGTTGCCGTTCCGTACTGGTACTCCATGCACAATATCGTGCTGCAGATGGGGTTGCGTCATGCAGGACTGACACCGGTGATCAAGTCTCAGGGCGAGCCGCTGGCTGCCAATGAGGTCAACCTTCAGATCATGCCACCCCCGGACATGCCGCCGGCACTGGCTGCACGCAAAATCGACGCGTTCATTGTGGCCGAACCCTTCAATGCGGTAGGCGAGATGCTGGCCGGCGGCAAGATGTTGCGTTTCACCGGTGACATGTGGAAAAACCACCCCTGCTGTGTGGTCTGCATGAACGAAAATCAGATCAACGCCAATCCGGAGTGGAGCCAGAAGGTGATGAACGCCATCGTCCGCGCCCAGATTTACGCGCAGCAGAACAAGAAAGAGGTCGCTCACATGCTGTCCAAGGATGGCAAGGGCTACCTGCCGATGAAAGCGGACATCATTGAACGAGCCATGACGCTGTATGACGAAGACAGCTATGCAACGCCCGATGCGATTCAGAATCCGGGCTGGGGCAGTGGTCGCATCGACTTCCAGCCCTGGCCCTATCCTTCAGCGACCAAGCTGATCGTGAATGAGTTGAAGAATACCCTTGTGGGTGGCGATACCACCTTCCTGCAGCAGCTGGACGCGGATTTCGTGGCAGAGGATCTGGTTGACTATCGCTTCGTCAAGGCGGCCATGGAAAAACACACCGGCTGGCAGCAGGGACCGGGCTTCAACGCCGATAACCCGTTTGAGCGTGAAGAGGTGATCAAGCTATGA
- a CDS encoding ABC transporter permease, giving the protein MSIQTSHALQSISSSSNGLVPWLGWLARLRYPAIGITALLAVWWAGGYIVANDPDMWAFANFAPAPTFHALYDLVASGSIWPTIQSSLYRVLVGLFWGVIIGVPVGVLIGYIGTAMKIANVPFQFLRMISPLAWMPIAVLAFASWDAAIIFLIVMATVWPIMFSTAHGVRRIDPNWFKVAKNLGASGPQMLRRIILPAIMTDVMAGIRLAVGVAWVVLVPAEYLGVTSGLGYAINDARDTLAYDTLAAIVVVIGVIGYGLDTICSVLIKRFNWHVE; this is encoded by the coding sequence ATGAGTATCCAGACGTCCCATGCTCTGCAGAGCATAAGCAGTTCCAGCAATGGCCTTGTGCCATGGCTGGGCTGGCTGGCTCGGCTGCGTTACCCGGCCATTGGTATTACGGCATTGCTGGCTGTGTGGTGGGCCGGTGGCTATATCGTTGCCAATGATCCGGACATGTGGGCATTTGCCAACTTCGCGCCGGCTCCCACTTTCCATGCGCTCTATGATCTGGTCGCCAGTGGGTCGATCTGGCCAACCATACAGTCGAGCCTGTACCGCGTGCTGGTGGGCCTGTTCTGGGGCGTCATCATTGGGGTGCCGGTGGGCGTTCTGATTGGCTACATCGGTACGGCCATGAAGATTGCCAACGTGCCGTTCCAGTTCCTGCGCATGATCAGCCCGCTGGCGTGGATGCCAATCGCGGTACTGGCGTTTGCCAGCTGGGATGCGGCGATCATCTTCCTGATCGTGATGGCCACCGTCTGGCCGATCATGTTCTCCACCGCTCATGGTGTGCGACGCATCGATCCCAACTGGTTCAAGGTGGCCAAAAATCTGGGGGCATCCGGCCCGCAGATGCTGCGGCGGATCATCCTGCCCGCGATCATGACCGATGTCATGGCCGGTATTCGTCTGGCGGTGGGTGTTGCCTGGGTTGTGCTGGTTCCGGCCGAATATCTGGGGGTAACCAGTGGTCTTGGGTACGCCATCAATGATGCCCGCGATACGCTGGCCTATGACACCCTGGCTGCAATCGTGGTCGTGATTGGGGTGATTGGTTACGGACTGGATACGATCTGCAGCGTGTTGATCAAGCGCTTTAACTGGCATGTCGAATAG